A single window of Lytechinus variegatus isolate NC3 chromosome 8, Lvar_3.0, whole genome shotgun sequence DNA harbors:
- the LOC121420261 gene encoding V-set and immunoglobulin domain-containing protein 10-like has protein sequence MDCCLYILLFFTFFVSETYEVSVSTRIQNSQVDPVIGEDVTLVCTYEPSYETRLLNWRNGNGDILASDTRCQGYGCHSRYKVSDNSKYSFIADSSSGNLTITTLTPNDSGVYQCFVSTDYHTGLSRIHLNIQSAAITGLLSITDRSSEVYMNGASVAITYGRAQYLTCSIQSARSHVDLEWQVPDEVNARQQDQYNFIHGDVYTSYKEVVLNPAKDDDGKMLRCVALHQELDHEIQLSIVLEVQVSPTDLILTAINGITTSKEGSRSAVVFEDSPTSFTCKSVGSRPQAHVYWFIGSNNHTRNSTSMFSKNEVYHGLHDTKSILELIPKRRHHRQDLRCVAIAGISQRQVAVKISVYGPPDPPYLNGTEEILDGVPLNITCTANNGYPTPTFQWFLDTNNITKDSDSISSWNKDHWVDARSVLAITPTRHEHGKRLVCEVHQGVHRDGPSMKARIVSSILRVLYSPVIVDHSVRRVPVDGDSVDALLTCTSDSRPVASITWFCIIGKELNNSTRHQIHQGLTEEDTLISSVLIISNISAQDDGYYTCFAETMLGVDSATLFLSYSRKIFHLHSTSFACRCLSNLVSSKRVI, from the exons ATGGATTGCTGTCTTTACATATTGCTgttctttactttttttgtgTCTGAGACATACGAAGTGAGTGTATCTACTCGTATTCAGAACTCGCAAGTGGACCCAGTCATTGGGGAAGATGTTACTCTTGTCTGCACCTACGAGCCTTCATACGAAACTCGATTACTAAATTGGAGAAACGGGAATGGTGATATTCTGGCAAGTGATACAAGATGTCAGGGGTATGGATGCCACAGTAGATACAAAGTTTCAGACAACAGCAAGTACAGTTTCATAGCGGATTCTTCCAGCGGGAATCTTACTATTACGACCTTAACACCGAATGACAGCGGTGTATATCAGTGTTTTGTAAGCACGGACTACCACACAGGGCTAAGTCGAATTCATTTGAATATACAATCAGCAG CCATAACAGGATTGCTATCAATCACCGATCGGTCCAGTGAAGTATACATGAACGGAGCATCAGTAGCCATCACCTACGGGAGGGCCCAGTACCTGACATGCTCAATCCAAAGCGCTAGAAGTCATGTAGACCTCGAATGGCAAGTTCCTGATGAAGTAAATGCTCGACAGCAAGATCAGTACAACTTCATTCACGGTGACGTCTACACGTCTTATAAAGAAGTTGTGTTAAATCCAGCCAAAGACGATGATGGAAAGATGTTACGTTGTGTGGCTTTGCATCAGGAGCTGGACCATGAAATACAATTGTCTATCGTCCTAGAAGTTCAAG TATCGCCGACTGATTTAATTCTTACTGCAATTAATGGAATAACTACCAGCAAAGAAGGATCAAGAAGTGCAGTTGTCTTTGAAGATTCGCCAACATCATTCACTTGCAAAAGTGTAGGATCACGCCCTCAAGCTCATGTATACTGGTTCATTGGTTCAAACAATCACACTAGAAATTCAACATCAATGTTTAGCAAGAACGAGGTATACCACGGCTTGCATGACACTAAGTCTATTCTGGAGTTGATCCCGAAGAGGAGGCATCACAGACAAGATCTTCGATGCGTTGCCATCGCTGGCATTAGCCAACGTCAAGTAGCAGTGAAGATAAGTGTTTATG GACCACCGGATCCTCCCTACTTAAATGGAACAGAAGAAATCCTCGATGGAGTACCATTAAACATAACTTGCACAGCAAACAATGGCTATCCTACACCAACGTTCCAGTGGTTTCTTGACACAAACAACATCACCAAGGATTCAGACAGCATATCTTCTTGGAACAAAGATCATTGGGTTGATGCTAGAAGTGTGCTAGCAATAACACCAACGAGACACGAACACGGAAAACGACTTGTCTGCGAAGTTCATCAAGGTGTCCACCGGGATGGACCATCTATGAAAGCTCGGATTGTTAGTAGTATTCTTCGTGTTCTTT ATTCCCCAGTCATTGTGGACCATTCTGTTCGTCGGGTACCTGTTGACGGAGATAGCGTGGATGCCTTGCTCACATGTACATCAGATAGTAGACCTGTGGCCTCAATAACCTGGTTCTGTATAATTGGAAAGGAACTCAACAATAGCACCCGTCATCAGATTCATCAGGGTCTTACAGAAGAAGATACCCTGATTTCGAGTGTTTTGATCATTTCAAACATTTCTGCACAAGACGATGGCTACTATACATGTTTTGCTGAGACGATGCTTGGGGTAGATTCCGCCACTCTATTTTTGTCATATTCTAGAAAAATCTTTCATTTACATTCTACTTCGTTTGCCTGTCGTTGTCTATCAAATCTAGTTTCATCTAAACGAGTCATTTAA
- the LOC121419598 gene encoding transmembrane and immunoglobulin domain-containing protein 1-like, protein MFFVLLLCFVLQTHEEQPDAPELMLNDLKAGEESKINCTSSNGYPSPVIYWYMESRNLTMNSSFQTERSENGRWKATSTLTFTPLRHDHGKGLICQVVQPTAPLMSSQNETVVLNILYPPIISLRLLDNVEAVSSMTSVEFECTADANPKVLNFAWYLNRLTLNNSTRHRIILDRLHSKTVSTSRLIINDVLRMHSGKYECHVITVLGNASATLNFSYISDRLPLLFIDQNQTTSSTLFVAWQSGFDGGFQQTFNLEYCPNNTLEKNGECGVTNFTGTSSELDKKGP, encoded by the exons atgttttttgttttattgctttgttttgttttacaaacGCATGAAGAACAACCCGACGCTCCAGAACTTATGCTCAACGATCTGAAAGCTGGtgaagaaagcaaaataaactgTACTTCAAGCAATGGATACCCATCACCTGTCATCTATTGGTATATGGAATCAAGAAACCTCACGATGAACTCATCTTTTCAGACGGAAAGGAGTGAGAATGGACGATGGAAGGCGACCAGTACTCTTACTTTTACACCATTAAGACATGATCACGGAAAAGGTCTTATCTGCCAGGTAGTCCAACCGACAGCGCCTCTTATGTCTTCGCAGAACGAGACCGTGGTCCTCAACATTCTCT ACCCACCCATCATTTCTCTTCGACTTCTTGATAACGTAGAGGCGGTTTCCAGCATGACCAGTGTCGAATTCGAATGTACAGCAGATGCAAACCCCAAAGTCCTTAACTTTGCTTGGTACCTCAATCGGTTGACCTTAAACAACAGCACAAGACATCGTATTATCCTTGACAGGCTTCACAGTAAAACCGTTTCAACTAGTCGCCTTATCATCAATGATGTTCTACGGATGCATTCTGGGAAATATGAATGTCACGTGATTACCGTTCTTGGTAATGCCTCTGCGACTCTGAACTTTTCTT ATATCTCAGATCGACTTCCCCTGCTCTTCATCGACCAAAACCAGACTACATCTTCAACTCTATTCGTTGCCTGGCAATCAGGGTTCGATGGCGGGTTTCAACAGACATTCAATCTGGAATACTGTCCAAACAATACACTAGAAAAGAATGGAGAATGTGGTGTTACCAACTTTACAGGGACATCCTCTGAACTAGACAAAAAAGGTCCATGA